From the Streptococcus oralis ATCC 35037 genome, one window contains:
- a CDS encoding metallophosphoesterase family protein translates to MTDYYVIGDVHGKAGMLEDLLKTWDGQTQLLFLGDLIDRGEDSRRVLEMVKDLVDNQGAICLSGNHEYMFLTWLDDPEESYDHYRRNGGDTTINSILGRPLDAPVDGVEDAKRVATEAADLVEFIRQMPFVVETDKYIFVHAGIDLTLDDWHETTDYKKVWLRKPFHEAENHTGKIIVFGHTPVYGLLKQDRGTAELWMTEDGKIGMDGGAVYGGVLHGIVFTDQGMTEHHFIENDGFIAED, encoded by the coding sequence ATGACAGACTATTATGTAATTGGAGATGTTCACGGAAAGGCAGGTATGCTAGAAGATCTGCTCAAGACCTGGGATGGTCAAACTCAGTTGCTCTTTCTAGGGGATTTGATTGACCGAGGTGAAGACAGTCGCCGTGTTCTAGAGATGGTCAAAGACTTGGTCGACAATCAAGGAGCTATTTGTTTATCAGGTAACCATGAGTATATGTTTCTGACTTGGCTTGATGACCCAGAAGAAAGCTATGACCATTATCGTCGCAATGGTGGTGATACAACCATTAATTCAATTTTAGGTCGTCCCTTGGATGCACCAGTTGATGGCGTAGAAGATGCCAAGCGTGTTGCGACTGAAGCGGCAGACTTGGTCGAATTTATTCGTCAAATGCCATTTGTGGTAGAGACAGACAAATATATCTTTGTTCACGCAGGTATTGATTTGACCTTGGATGATTGGCATGAAACGACTGATTACAAGAAAGTCTGGCTCAGAAAGCCATTCCACGAAGCCGAAAATCATACTGGGAAAATCATTGTCTTTGGGCATACACCAGTTTATGGTTTGCTAAAGCAAGACCGAGGTACTGCTGAGCTTTGGATGACAGAAGATGGCAAGATTGGCATGGATGGAGGAGCTGTTTATGGTGGTGTCCTTCATGGGATCGTCTTTACTGACCAAGGAATGACCGAACACCACTTTATCGAAAATGATGGTTTTATTGCCGAAGATTAG
- the topA gene encoding type I DNA topoisomerase, which produces MATATKKKKSTVKKNLVIVESPAKAKTIEKYLGRNYKVLASVGHIRDLKKSSMSVDIENNYEPQYINIRGKGPLINDLKKEAKKANKVFLASDPDREGEAISWHLAHILNLDENDANRVVFNEITKDAVKNAFKEPRKIDMDLVDAQQARRVLDRLVGYSISPILWKKVKKGLSAGRVQSVALKLIIDRENEINAFQPEEYWTIDGVFKKGTKQFQASFYGMNGKKMKLTTNEEVKEVLSHLTSKDFTVDQVDKKERKRNAPLPYTTSTMQMDAANKINFRTRKTMMVAQQLYEGINIGSGVQGLITYMRTDSTRISPVAQNEAASYINNRFGSKYSKHGSKVKNASGAQDAHEAIRPSSVFNTPESIAKYLDKDQLKLYTLIWNRFVASQMTGAIFDTMAVKLSQNGVQFAANGSQVKFDGYLAIYNDSDKNKMLPDMAVGDVVKQVNSKPEQHFTQPPARYSEATLIKTLEENGVGRPSTYAPTIETIQKRYYVRLAAKRFEPTELGEIVNKLIVEYFPDIVNVTFTAEMEGKLDDVEVGKEQWQRVIDEFYKPFSKEVAKAESEMEKIQIKDEPAGFDCEVCGSPMVIKLGRFGKFYACSNFPDCRHTQAIVKEIGVECPSCHQGQIIERKTKRNRIFYGCNRYPECEFTSWDKPIGRDCPKCGHFLVEKKVRGGGKQVVCSNGDYEEEKIK; this is translated from the coding sequence GTGGCTACGGCAACAAAGAAGAAAAAATCAACAGTTAAAAAAAATCTAGTCATCGTGGAGTCGCCTGCTAAGGCGAAAACGATTGAGAAATATCTAGGCAGAAATTACAAGGTTTTAGCCAGTGTCGGGCATATCCGTGATTTGAAGAAATCCAGTATGTCAGTCGACATTGAAAATAACTATGAACCGCAGTATATCAATATCCGAGGCAAGGGTCCCCTCATCAATGATTTGAAAAAGGAAGCTAAAAAGGCCAATAAAGTCTTTCTTGCGAGTGACCCGGACCGCGAAGGAGAAGCAATTTCCTGGCATTTGGCCCACATTCTCAACTTGGATGAGAATGATGCCAACCGTGTGGTCTTTAATGAAATCACCAAAGACGCAGTAAAAAATGCCTTTAAAGAACCTCGCAAGATTGATATGGACTTGGTCGACGCCCAACAAGCTCGTCGTGTCTTGGACCGCTTGGTAGGGTATTCGATTTCGCCTATTTTGTGGAAAAAGGTCAAGAAGGGCTTATCAGCAGGGCGGGTGCAGTCTGTTGCCCTTAAGCTCATCATTGACCGTGAAAATGAAATCAATGCCTTCCAACCAGAAGAATACTGGACAATTGATGGTGTCTTTAAGAAGGGAACCAAACAATTTCAAGCTTCTTTCTATGGTATGAATGGCAAAAAGATGAAATTGACCACCAACGAAGAAGTCAAAGAAGTCTTGTCCCATTTGACTAGCAAAGATTTCACAGTAGACCAGGTAGATAAGAAAGAGCGCAAACGCAATGCGCCCCTACCCTATACGACTTCAACCATGCAGATGGATGCGGCTAACAAAATCAATTTCCGTACTCGAAAGACCATGATGGTGGCCCAGCAGCTTTATGAAGGAATCAATATCGGATCAGGCGTGCAAGGTTTGATTACCTATATGCGTACAGACTCGACTCGTATCAGCCCTGTGGCTCAGAACGAAGCGGCAAGCTACATTAACAACCGTTTTGGTAGCAAGTATTCCAAGCATGGTAGCAAGGTCAAGAATGCCTCAGGTGCTCAGGATGCCCACGAAGCCATTCGTCCATCTAGTGTCTTTAATACACCAGAAAGCATCGCTAAGTACTTGGACAAAGACCAGCTCAAGCTCTATACCCTTATCTGGAACCGTTTTGTAGCTAGCCAGATGACGGGAGCTATTTTTGATACCATGGCTGTTAAGCTCTCTCAAAATGGGGTTCAGTTTGCGGCAAATGGTAGTCAAGTTAAGTTTGATGGTTATCTTGCTATCTACAATGACTCTGACAAGAACAAGATGTTGCCAGATATGGCTGTTGGAGATGTGGTCAAGCAGGTCAATAGCAAGCCAGAACAACATTTCACTCAACCGCCAGCTCGCTATTCGGAAGCGACTCTTATCAAGACCTTGGAGGAAAATGGGGTTGGACGTCCGTCAACCTACGCTCCGACAATTGAAACCATCCAAAAACGCTACTACGTTCGTCTGGCAGCAAAACGTTTTGAACCGACAGAACTGGGAGAAATTGTCAATAAACTCATCGTTGAATACTTCCCAGATATCGTAAACGTGACCTTCACAGCTGAGATGGAAGGAAAACTGGATGATGTCGAAGTTGGTAAAGAGCAGTGGCAACGTGTCATTGATGAATTTTATAAACCATTCTCTAAAGAGGTAGCCAAGGCTGAATCCGAAATGGAAAAAATCCAGATCAAGGATGAGCCAGCTGGATTTGACTGTGAAGTTTGTGGCAGTCCGATGGTGATTAAGCTCGGTCGTTTTGGTAAATTCTATGCTTGTAGTAATTTCCCAGACTGCCGTCATACTCAGGCAATTGTCAAAGAGATTGGAGTCGAGTGTCCAAGCTGTCATCAAGGACAAATCATTGAACGCAAAACCAAGCGTAATCGTATCTTCTATGGTTGCAATCGTTACCCAGAATGTGAATTTACTTCCTGGGACAAACCAATTGGCCGTGATTGTCCAAAATGCGGACACTTCCTTGTGGAGAAAAAAGTCCGTGGTGGTGGTAAGCAGGTTGTATGTAGTAATGGCGACTACGAAGAAGAGAAAATTAAATAA
- the dprA gene encoding DNA-processing protein DprA, protein MKITNYEIYKLRKAGLSNQQILTVLEYDETVDQELLLGDIAEISGCRNPAVFMERYFQIDDAQLEKEFQKFPSFSILDDCYPWDLSEIYDAPVLLFYKGNLDLLKFPKVAVVGSRSCSSQGAKSVQKVIQGLENELIVVSGLAKGIDTAAHMAALQNGGRTIAVIGTGLDVFYPRANKRLQEHIGNHHLVLSEYGPGEEPLKFHFPARNRIIAGLCRGVIVAEARMRSGSLITCERAMEEGRDVFAIPGNILDGHSDGCHHLIQEGAKLISSGQDVLAEFEF, encoded by the coding sequence ATGAAGATCACAAACTATGAAATTTACAAATTGAGAAAAGCTGGGCTGAGCAATCAACAAATTTTAACAGTTCTTGAATACGATGAGACTGTAGATCAGGAGCTCTTGCTAGGTGATATTGCAGAAATATCTGGGTGTCGTAATCCTGCTGTCTTTATGGAACGCTATTTCCAGATAGATGATGCACAGTTGGAGAAGGAGTTTCAGAAATTTCCATCCTTTTCTATTCTTGATGACTGTTATCCTTGGGATCTGAGTGAGATTTATGATGCTCCAGTGCTCTTGTTTTATAAAGGAAATCTAGACCTGTTGAAATTTCCAAAGGTTGCTGTTGTAGGGAGTCGTTCATGTTCTAGTCAGGGAGCAAAATCGGTTCAGAAAGTCATTCAAGGTTTGGAAAACGAGTTAATCGTTGTCAGTGGTTTAGCCAAAGGGATTGATACAGCTGCCCATATGGCTGCACTCCAGAATGGAGGAAGAACGATTGCCGTCATTGGAACAGGATTGGATGTTTTTTATCCCCGAGCCAATAAACGTTTGCAGGAACACATTGGCAATCACCATTTGGTACTTAGCGAGTACGGACCTGGTGAAGAACCCTTGAAATTTCACTTTCCAGCTCGTAATCGCATCATTGCTGGCCTTTGCCGTGGCGTTATTGTAGCAGAGGCAAGGATGCGTTCTGGTAGTCTTATCACCTGTGAGCGAGCTATGGAGGAAGGGCGTGATGTTTTTGCCATTCCAGGAAACATTTTAGATGGCCATTCAGATGGCTGTCACCACCTGATCCAAGAGGGAGCAAAGCTGATTAGCAGTGGCCAAGATGTGTTGGCTGAGTTTGAATTTTAA
- the lepA gene encoding translation elongation factor 4, whose translation MNLEELKKRQEKIRNFSIIAHIDHGKSTLADRILEKTETVSSREMQAQLLDSMDLERERGITIKLNAIELNYTAKDGETYIFHLIDTPGHVDFTYEVSRSLAACEGAILVVDAAQGIEAQTLANVYLALDNDLEILPVINKIDLPAADPERVRTEIEDVIGLDASEAVLASAKAGIGIEEILEQIVEKVPAPTGDVAAPLKALIFDSVYDAYRGVILQVRVMDGVVKPGDKIQLMSNGKTFDVTEVGIFTPKAVGRDFLATGDVGYIAASIKTVQDTRVGDTVTLASNPAAEPLDGYKQMNPMVFAGLYPIESNKYNDLREALEKLQLNDASLQFEPETSQALGFGFRCGFLGLLHMDVIQERLEREFNIDLIMTAPSVIYKVNQTDGESMDVSNPSEFPDPTKIATIEEPYVKAQIMVPQEFVGAVMELAQRKRGDFVTMDYIDDNRVNVIYQIPLAEIVFDFFDKLKSSTRGYASFDYELSEYRPSKLVKMDILLNGDKVDALSFIVHKDFAYERGKLIVDKLKKIIPRQQFEVPIQAAIGHKIVARTDIKALRKNVLAKCYGGDVSRKRKLLEKQKAGKKRMKAIGSVEVPQEAFLSVLSMDEE comes from the coding sequence ATGAACTTAGAAGAATTGAAGAAACGACAGGAGAAGATTCGGAACTTCTCTATTATCGCCCATATTGACCATGGGAAATCAACCCTAGCAGACCGCATTTTGGAAAAGACGGAGACCGTTTCTAGTCGTGAAATGCAAGCCCAACTTCTAGATAGTATGGATCTTGAGCGTGAACGTGGGATTACCATTAAACTCAATGCCATTGAGCTCAATTACACTGCAAAAGATGGCGAAACCTATATTTTCCACTTGATTGATACACCAGGACACGTGGACTTTACCTATGAAGTGTCGCGTTCGCTAGCTGCCTGTGAAGGAGCGATTTTGGTGGTTGATGCGGCTCAAGGGATTGAAGCTCAAACTCTTGCTAACGTTTATCTAGCCTTGGACAATGATTTGGAAATTCTGCCAGTCATTAACAAGATTGACCTTCCAGCAGCTGATCCAGAGCGTGTTCGTACAGAGATTGAGGATGTCATCGGACTGGATGCCAGCGAAGCAGTCTTAGCTTCAGCCAAAGCTGGTATTGGTATTGAAGAAATTCTTGAGCAGATCGTTGAAAAAGTGCCAGCACCAACGGGTGATGTTGCAGCTCCATTAAAAGCCTTGATTTTCGACTCAGTTTATGATGCCTATCGTGGGGTTATCCTCCAAGTGCGTGTTATGGACGGAGTGGTTAAACCTGGCGATAAGATTCAGCTCATGAGCAATGGCAAGACCTTTGATGTGACGGAAGTTGGTATTTTCACGCCGAAAGCAGTAGGACGCGATTTTCTTGCGACTGGTGACGTTGGTTATATTGCGGCTTCTATCAAAACGGTTCAAGATACCCGTGTGGGTGATACAGTTACTCTAGCAAGCAATCCAGCAGCAGAACCGCTAGATGGATACAAGCAGATGAATCCTATGGTCTTTGCGGGTCTTTATCCAATCGAATCAAACAAGTACAATGACCTTCGTGAAGCCCTTGAAAAATTGCAGCTCAACGATGCTAGCTTGCAGTTTGAACCAGAAACATCTCAGGCGCTTGGATTTGGTTTCCGTTGTGGATTCCTTGGACTTCTCCATATGGATGTTATTCAAGAGCGTTTAGAACGTGAGTTCAATATTGACCTCATCATGACAGCTCCGTCTGTTATTTACAAGGTTAACCAAACTGACGGTGAATCTATGGATGTGTCTAACCCCTCTGAATTTCCAGATCCAACCAAGATTGCGACTATTGAAGAACCGTATGTCAAGGCGCAAATCATGGTACCGCAGGAGTTTGTCGGAGCAGTTATGGAACTGGCTCAGCGCAAGCGTGGGGATTTTGTGACCATGGACTATATTGATGATAATCGTGTCAATGTTATCTATCAAATTCCACTTGCTGAAATCGTCTTTGACTTTTTTGATAAGCTCAAGTCTTCGACACGTGGTTATGCAAGCTTTGACTACGAATTGTCAGAGTATCGCCCATCTAAACTGGTCAAAATGGATATTCTTCTCAATGGAGACAAGGTGGATGCCCTCAGCTTTATCGTTCACAAGGATTTTGCCTACGAACGTGGGAAACTCATCGTGGATAAGCTCAAGAAAATCATCCCTCGTCAACAATTTGAGGTGCCGATTCAAGCAGCTATTGGGCACAAAATCGTGGCTCGTACTGATATCAAGGCCCTTCGTAAGAACGTACTTGCCAAGTGTTACGGTGGTGACGTTTCTCGTAAACGCAAACTCCTTGAAAAACAAAAAGCTGGTAAGAAACGCATGAAAGCTATCGGATCAGTAGAAGTCCCACAAGAAGCCTTCCTTAGCGTCTTGAGCATGGATGAAGAATAG
- the recN gene encoding DNA repair protein RecN: MLLEISIKNFAIIEAISLNFEKGMTVLTGETGAGKSIIIDAMNLMLGARATTDVIRHGAPKAEIEGLFSVENSRLLQELFDEQGLEMGDEIIIRREILQNGRSVSRVNGQMVNLSVLRAIGQHLVDIHGQHDQEELMRPQLHIQMLDEFGDAAFLDLKETYQTSFDAYRKMRKQVLEVKKNQQEHKARIEMLEFQMAEIEAANLQAGEDLALNQERDKLLNHKNIADTLTNAYTMLDNEEFSSLANVRSAMNDMESVEEYDPEYREISSSLSETYYVLEDITKRLEDIIEDLDFDGNRLMQVENRLDLINTITRKYGGTVDDVLLYFAKITEEYNLLTGNNLSSEDMEAELKKLEVNLVDLAGQLASARHDLAQQLEAEIKQELQDLYMEKAQFQVRFSKSKFSREGNEAVEFYISTNPGEDFKPLVKVASGGELSRLMLAIKSAFSRKEGKTSIVFDEVDTGVSGRVAQAIAQKIHKIGQHGQVLAISHLPQVIAIADYQFFIEKISDEHSTVSTVRLLTLEERVEEVAKMLAGENVTEAALTQARELLQTRMK; this comes from the coding sequence ATGTTACTTGAAATTTCGATAAAAAACTTTGCCATTATTGAGGCGATTTCCCTCAATTTTGAAAAGGGTATGACTGTTTTGACCGGGGAAACGGGTGCTGGAAAGTCTATCATTATCGACGCTATGAATCTCATGTTGGGGGCTCGTGCAACGACAGATGTTATTCGTCACGGTGCGCCAAAAGCAGAGATTGAGGGGCTTTTCTCAGTTGAAAATAGTCGCCTTTTACAGGAACTTTTTGATGAGCAAGGTTTGGAAATGGGTGATGAAATTATCATCCGGCGTGAAATTCTGCAAAATGGTCGTAGTGTTAGTCGCGTGAATGGCCAGATGGTCAATCTTTCTGTCTTGCGTGCTATTGGGCAACACCTTGTGGATATCCATGGTCAGCATGACCAAGAAGAGTTAATGCGTCCTCAACTGCACATTCAGATGTTGGATGAGTTTGGTGATGCTGCTTTCTTGGACTTGAAGGAGACCTATCAGACGAGCTTTGATGCCTATCGCAAAATGCGTAAGCAGGTTTTGGAAGTCAAGAAAAACCAGCAGGAACACAAGGCTCGTATTGAGATGTTGGAATTTCAAATGGCAGAGATTGAGGCTGCAAACTTGCAGGCTGGTGAAGACTTGGCTCTCAACCAAGAACGAGATAAACTCCTCAATCATAAAAATATTGCGGATACGCTAACTAATGCCTACACTATGTTGGACAATGAGGAATTCTCCAGTCTTGCTAATGTCCGTTCAGCAATGAATGACATGGAAAGTGTCGAAGAATACGACCCTGAATACCGTGAAATTTCAAGTTCTCTGTCTGAGACCTACTATGTTTTAGAAGATATTACAAAGCGTTTGGAAGATATTATTGAGGACTTGGATTTTGATGGCAATCGTCTCATGCAGGTTGAAAATCGCTTAGACCTTATAAATACTATTACACGCAAGTACGGTGGAACTGTGGACGATGTTTTGCTTTATTTTGCCAAGATTACGGAAGAGTACAATCTCTTGACTGGAAATAATCTTTCTTCCGAAGATATGGAAGCAGAACTCAAGAAATTGGAAGTTAATCTTGTTGATTTGGCAGGTCAGCTTGCATCTGCTCGCCATGATTTGGCCCAGCAGCTTGAGGCAGAGATTAAACAAGAACTGCAAGATCTCTATATGGAGAAGGCTCAATTTCAGGTTCGCTTTAGTAAGAGTAAGTTCAGCCGTGAAGGAAATGAAGCAGTCGAATTTTACATTTCCACCAACCCAGGTGAGGACTTTAAGCCTTTGGTCAAAGTTGCATCTGGTGGGGAATTATCCCGCCTCATGCTAGCTATTAAATCCGCCTTTTCTCGCAAAGAAGGTAAGACTAGTATTGTCTTTGATGAGGTGGATACGGGAGTTTCAGGTCGTGTGGCCCAAGCCATTGCTCAAAAGATTCATAAGATTGGCCAGCATGGCCAAGTCTTAGCAATCTCTCACTTACCTCAAGTGATTGCCATCGCGGATTATCAATTCTTTATTGAGAAGATTAGCGATGAGCACTCAACGGTGTCGACGGTTCGCCTTTTGACTTTAGAAGAGCGAGTAGAGGAAGTAGCTAAGATGTTGGCTGGGGAAAATGTAACCGAAGCTGCCCTTACCCAAGCCAGAGAATTATTGCAAACGAGGATGAAATAA